In one Eschrichtius robustus isolate mEscRob2 chromosome 15, mEscRob2.pri, whole genome shotgun sequence genomic region, the following are encoded:
- the PCARE gene encoding photoreceptor cilium actin regulator encodes MGCTPSHSDIVNSVAKSGIQFFKKPKAILPGCQGASEICSIPSLVQNSTCYDSGGGSSQGQRPAEEQQSPRWIQSVAESLCQLTGDPTSGKRKAMEGLIPETKTSPSQLNKSQSYVTTDIPFKRQSSHGSQGAVFSGEESEESNTQETSKWEKRPKCHRSSKQSHYCQTILPAHESEDKVDFPEPLVKAHQRAYTYLHTCLSKYEAVLSITHCVTQTQELLQPMVGFLLLCFDEVNQLLGEISKDGEELLQEVKEDLAWPLKKREPQEQPDLLRQLLQYTVSKLRALSGTVASLSDSLLEGSGRYFHGAAGHLGNKLSKKRGADERLLRVLGHLESLASGHSDPEVQGLPLCSEDSGIGADNESVQLAGKLGKQASWDFVLEPAEWRPAISPTAEARLSRHTWQHGPFWMGSARPQDCPLSRPLTAKVQPAVQGGPGSPWPSSTGPENTASRPWGLGQRAPCDSPGIRISREAHFPKGSRLVDTPPLSEGEDSSPEEEEDKESCLSPRAWQGHASHARPRSSPAGAESPFQPHPRRLRSPQDQEMILKMKEAISERIKFVPVPSEHQEWTEEEERTMVPPRPNTPSDSRKVPSRQRRSQSEGCLKSHVEDPTLQELRRVQRDLSQRLEALCTQGTRQQGYSQKQVLQPRTAALRPDNCCKVTPSSTISKLKASLTKNFSILPSQSTLQKCCPCPEGEQPWQGKAEGLPNVIPSGERASEAPRARDWNIRSCPTRTSVKRLIETFSPTEGLRTLGDSKDSGRSPCPRKWGVPTVPPRFPIYRGLAPLYPKPRISPTAGGESLRMGPGWRPFAPTFPPLLTAETSKSEDLNCETEANPEHLPPPPLEILMDKSFTSLEPPESSNLAESSLEGTDVPGLGGAGPARRTWASPKLRAAMSPSDLLPSKSTATLARARSAEPGSSKRGCNPGKLALDLSHPPAASGNPEVQGSRAQSQARADRATGLSKHPRKVIHWHHSSHTSGQNRTSEPSLARPMRGPHSPEAPRQNQDRSPALVRKASPTRAHWTPRVGKRHSSLPSTHRAAQPSVPCVHRSPSPPLSPPVSPRVLSPPTVKKRASPPPQHKLSTPPSASPPAQHKVSGPPAQCAEASSPASGPSPSPPASPSQGPKETRDSEDSRAATAKASGNTCSIFCPATSSLFEAKSPFSTVPQLTPPSLPPEAGGPCATPTGCWRSSSGPRLRADSQRGTALCALNPQPFIRRTASDCRPGIRLHLPAPGTTSDARESQLGQSSSSEEGSKDTEPWNSPCAPEPKGGSRGASPPELCVLGHGLQREASASHAQDKPQQKEAA; translated from the exons ATGGGATGTACACCTTCCCACAGTGATATTGTTAACAGCGTTGCTAAGAGTGgcatccagttttttaaaaagcccaaagCAATTCTGCCAGGATGTCAGGGGGCCAGTGAAATATGCTCCATCCCTTCGCTGGTTCAAAACTCCACCTGCTATGACTCTGGAGGGGGCTCGTCCCAGGGACAGAGGCCAGCAGAAGAGCAGCAAAGTCCCAGGTGGATCCAGTCCGTGGCTGAAAGTCTTTGTCAGCTCACCGGAGATCCCACTTCAGGCAAAAGGAAAGCTATGGAAGGACTGATCCCAGAAACCAAAACCTCCCCATCCCAGCTGAACAAATCACAAAGCTACGTGACTACAGACATTCCATTCAAGAGACAGAGTTCCCATGGATCACAAGGGGCGGTCTTTTCTGGGGAAGAGAGTGAAGAAAGTAATACCCAGGAGacttccaaatgggaaaagaggccAAAATGTCACAGGTCGAGCAAACAGAGCCATTACTGCCAAACCATCCTTCCTGCCCACGAGTCTGAAGACAAAGTAGACTTCCCTGAGCCCCTGGTGAAGGCCCACCAGCGTGCTTACACCTATCTGCACACCTGCCTCTCCAAATACGAAGCAGTTCTGAGCATCACCCATTGTGTCACACAGACCCAGGAGCTGCTGCAGCCCATGGTCGGCTTCCTGTTGCTGTGTTTTGATGAGGTCAACCAGCTCTTGGGGGAAATCTCCAAGGATGGAGAAGAGCTCCTCCAGGAAGTTAAGGAGGATCTGGCTTGGCCGTTGAAGAAAAGAGAACCCCAGGAGCAGCCAGATCTCTTGCGGCAGCTTCTGCAGTACACAGTTAGCAAGCTGCGGGCGCTCAGCGGCACGGTGGCCTCGCTCTCTGACAGCCTCCTGGAGGGCTCCGGCCGCTACTTCCACGGCGCCGCAGGCCACCTGGGAAACAAGCTGAGCAAGAAGAGGGGTGCGGATGAACGCCTCCTAAGGGTTCTGGGGCACCTGGAGAGCTTAGCGAGTGGCCACAGTGACCCTGAAGTGCAGGGTCTACCCTTGTGCTCTGAGGACAGTGGCATTGGTGCTGACAATGAGTCCGTGCAGCTGGCAGGCAAGCTGGGCAAGCAAGCCAGCTGGGACTTCGTGCTGGAGCCTGCAGAATGGAGGCCAGCGATTTCACCCACAGCGGAGGCCAGGCTGTCAAGACATACCTGGCAGCACGGTCCATTCTGGATGGGTTCAGCCAGACCCCAGGACTGCCCGCTCTCAAGGCCTCTTACAGCAAAGGTTCAGCCAGCAGTGCAGGGTGGACCAGGGAGCCCCTGGCCCTCCAGCACAGGCCCAGAAAATACTGCCTCCAGGCCTTGGGGGCTGGGCCAACGCGCTCCGTGTGATTCCCCTGGGATCAGGATCTCCAGGGAAGCACACTTTCCTAAAGGCTCCAGGTTGGTGGACACTCCGCCCCTCAGTGAAGGTGAGGACAGCAgcccagaagaggaggaagacaaAGAGAGTTGCCTGAGTCCGCGTGCGTGGCAGGGACACGCTTCCCATGCAAGGCCTCGGTCTTCACCCGCCGGTGCCGAAAGCCCATTTCAGCCACACCCCCGGAGGCTTAGGAGCCCCCAGGACCAGGAAATGATTCTGAAGATGAAGGAAGCAATCAGTGAAAGGATCAAGTTTGTCCCCGTGCCCTCTGAGCACCAGGAATGgactgaggaagaggagagaaccATGGTGCCCCCAAGACCGAACACGCCCAGCGACAGCAGGAAGGTCCCCTCAAGGCAGAGGAGGTCCCAATCTGAGGGGTGTCTGAAGAGTCACGTGGAGGATCCCACCCTCCAGGAGCTGCGGAGGGTCCAGAGAGACCTCAGCCAGAGGCTGGAGGCGCTTTGCACCCAGGGCACCCGACAGCAGGGGTACAGCCAGAAGCAGGTTCTGCAACCCAGGACAGCAGCGCTGAGGCCCGACAACTGCTGCAAGGTCACCCCAAGCAGCACCATCAGCAAGCTGAAGGCATCCCTCACCAAGAACTTCAGCATTTTACCAAGTCAGAGCACCTTGCAGAAATGCTGTCCCTGCCCTGAGGGAGAACAGCCCTGGCAGGGAAAAGCTGAGGGGCTTCCAAACGTCATCCCATCAGGTGAGAGGGCCAGTGAGGCTCCCAGGGCCCGGGACTGGAACATCAGGAGCTGTCCTACCAGAACATCGGTCAAGAGACTCAttgaaactttcagtcccaccgaGGGTCTAAGGACACTGGGGGATTCCAAGGACTCTGGGCGGAGCCCCTGCCCCAGGAAGTGGGGGGTCCCCACCGTGCCTCCCAGATTCCCCATTTACAGGGGACTTGCCCCTTTGTATCCAAAGCCTCGAATCTCTCCAACAGCAGGTGGAGAATCTCTCAGGATGGGCCCAGGCTGGAGGCCCTTTGCTCCCACCTTTCCCCCTCTGCTCACAGCAGAAACATCCAAGAGTGAGGACCTCAACTGTGAAACAGAGGCGAACCCAGAGCATCTCCCTCCGCCGCCTCTGGAAATCCTGATGGACAAATCATTCACttccctggagcccccagaaagCAGCAATCTCGCAGAGAGCTCCCTTGAAGGGACCGACGtgccagggctgggaggggctggccCCGCCCGGAGAACGTGGGCTTCCCCAAAGCTAAGAGCCGCCATGAGCCCCTCTGACCTGCTGCCCAGCAAGAGCACGGCCACCCTCGCCAGGGCCCGCAGCGCAGAACCAGGgagcagcaagagaggctgcaatcCCGGAAAGCTCGCCTTGGACCTCAGCCACCCACCAGCAGCCAGCGGAAATCCAGAGGTGCAGGGCAGCAGGGCTCAGAGTCAGGCACGAGCGGACAGGGCCACAGGCCTCTCCAAGCATCCCCGGAAGGTCATCCACTGGCACCACTCCAGCCACACGTCCGGGCAGAACAGGACCTCGGAACCCAGCCTGGCCAGGCCAATGCGAGGGCCACATTCTCCCGAGGCCCCAAGGCAGAACCAAGATAGAAGCCCCGCGCTGGTCAGGAAGGCCTCTCCCACAAGGGCGCACTGGACGCCCAGAGTGGGCAAGAGGCACTCAAGCCTGCCCTCCACTCACAGAGCTGCCCAGCCAAGTGTGCCCTGTGTGCACAGGTCTCCCAGCCCACCGCTCAGCCCTCCAGTGAGCCCCAGGGTGCTAAGCCCCCCAACAGTGAAGAAAcgagcttcccctcccccccagcacAAACTGTCCACCCCTCCCTCGGCAAGCCCACCCGCTCAGCACAAGGTCTCCGGCCCCCCTGCCCAGTGCGCAGAAGCCAGTTCCCCTGCCTCTGGCCCCTCCCCATCTCCGCCAGCGTCTCCCAGTCAGGGGCCCAAGGAAACAAGAGATTCTGAAGACAGTCGGGCAGCCACGGCCAAAGCATCTGGGAACACGTGTTCCATTTTCTGTCCAGCCACCTCCTCTCTGTTTGAAGCTAAGTCACCATTCTCAACAGTACCCCAACTCACCCCACCATCGCTGCCACCTGAAGCTGGGGGTCCTTGTGCGACCCCAACAGGATGCTGGAGGAGCAGCTCCGGGCCACGACTGAGGGCGGACTCACAGCGAGGGACAGCTCTGTGTGCCCTCAACCCTCAGCCTTTCATCAGAAGGACGGCTTCTGACTGCCGGCCGGGCATCCGCCTTCACCTGCCTGCCCCGGGCACCACCAGCGACGCTCGTGAATCCCAGCTTGGCCAGAGCAG CAGCAGCGAGGAGGGCTCCAAGGACACAGAGCCGTGGAACAGTCCCTGTGCCCCAGAACCGAAGGGCGGCAGCAGGGGCGCATCGCCCCCAGAGCTCTGCGTGCTGGGCCACGGGCTGCAGCGGGAGGCCAGCGCCAGCCATGCCCAGGACAAGCCCCAGCAGAAGGAAGCGGCCTGA